The proteins below are encoded in one region of Ferroplasma acidiphilum:
- a CDS encoding deoxyribonuclease IV, with translation MKSKCDFGDFDKLVGGHVSIAGSIGLSPERAAAFGFNTFQIFVKSNLQWKYKPVTEEEVENFRDGVKKFHMAKPVVHATYLLNLGSENRELVEKSMDDIKYEIEVCNRIGVDRLVLHPGSNSNREIALNSIMELLNSLETGNVTMLIENSSGKGNTVPATSEEMGKMLDLSKNKIGICLDTCHFFAGGYDLKNGYKESIDSLRSNGITGHIGALHINDSMFDIGSKKDRHENIGNGYIGDAGFSNIINDRTFNNIPMIMETPGGDEHYSGNMEKLKSLLVVQ, from the coding sequence ATGAAGTCAAAATGTGATTTTGGTGATTTTGATAAATTAGTTGGAGGGCATGTATCAATAGCAGGAAGTATCGGGCTTTCACCGGAGAGGGCTGCTGCCTTTGGGTTCAATACATTCCAGATATTTGTTAAAAGCAACCTCCAGTGGAAATATAAGCCTGTTACTGAAGAAGAGGTGGAAAATTTCAGGGATGGAGTAAAGAAATTCCATATGGCAAAACCGGTTGTACACGCCACATATCTTTTAAACCTCGGTTCAGAAAACCGCGAACTGGTTGAGAAGTCTATGGATGACATAAAATATGAGATAGAGGTATGCAATAGAATTGGAGTTGACAGGCTGGTACTGCACCCAGGTTCCAATAGCAACAGGGAGATTGCATTAAATTCGATTATGGAATTGTTAAATTCACTGGAAACAGGAAATGTGACAATGCTTATAGAAAATTCATCTGGCAAAGGAAACACGGTTCCAGCAACATCGGAAGAGATGGGAAAAATGCTGGATTTGTCAAAAAATAAGATAGGCATATGCCTGGATACATGCCATTTCTTTGCTGGGGGTTATGATTTGAAAAATGGCTACAAAGAATCTATTGATTCACTGAGATCCAATGGTATTACAGGCCATATAGGCGCATTGCATATCAATGATTCAATGTTTGATATTGGCTCTAAAAAAGACAGGCACGAAAATATTGGGAATGGATACATAGGAGATGCTGGATTTTCAAACATAATAAATGACAGGACATTCAATAATATACCTATGATTATGGAAACTCCCGGTGGAGATGAACATTATTCAGGAAATATGGAAAAATTGAAGAGCTTGCTGGTGGTGCAATGA
- a CDS encoding DUF1015 family protein, with the protein MNIKEFKPYIFSGNIVDSVSPPFDTITIEQEKKLRAAKYNITALSLPEYGNSSLTPEKLIKKWIGDNVIYPYGKDIIIILKQVFYINKEIITRYGIISLAEIDSSLKAHESTFEKQVLERKNVMISLNGEPEPIFIVVPDNGFDKMVRRFASNLEEKFKFEEPSGVENYVYFLEDQEKIEKLKDSIKNDQGIVADGHHRTQAIKDLKKETGDSFWNYAMAYITSIYDNGLMIGGVDRLVYRTNFEENIPKIENLFDVTVERTIVEDNNIRVYSRGLFYKLVPKKYAIDQVMDSKYEVSTEIVNKILFGEVLGINKSNMQTKIGYIYNTTDAINAVDMHECDFAIIIPPWQKDVFLKMALDGVIFPQKSTYFYPKIPSGIAIYLKPS; encoded by the coding sequence ATGAATATTAAAGAATTCAAACCGTATATATTCTCAGGAAACATAGTAGATTCAGTATCGCCTCCATTCGACACAATAACAATTGAACAGGAAAAAAAGCTCCGGGCTGCAAAGTATAACATTACAGCATTAAGCCTTCCGGAGTATGGAAATTCCAGTTTAACACCGGAAAAACTCATCAAAAAATGGATTGGCGATAATGTTATCTACCCTTACGGGAAAGATATTATAATAATATTGAAACAGGTATTTTACATTAATAAGGAAATTATTACAAGGTACGGCATCATATCGCTTGCGGAAATAGATAGTAGCCTGAAAGCACATGAAAGTACATTTGAAAAACAGGTTCTGGAAAGAAAAAATGTAATGATCTCACTGAACGGGGAGCCGGAGCCAATTTTCATTGTTGTGCCAGATAATGGGTTTGATAAAATGGTCAGGAGATTTGCCAGCAACCTTGAGGAAAAATTCAAATTTGAGGAGCCGAGTGGAGTGGAAAATTATGTTTATTTTCTGGAAGACCAGGAAAAAATAGAAAAACTGAAAGATTCCATAAAGAATGACCAGGGGATAGTTGCGGATGGGCACCACCGTACACAGGCAATAAAGGATTTAAAAAAGGAAACAGGAGACAGTTTCTGGAATTATGCCATGGCATATATAACTTCAATATATGACAATGGATTAATGATTGGTGGAGTAGACAGGCTTGTCTACAGGACCAACTTTGAGGAGAATATCCCTAAAATAGAAAATTTATTTGACGTAACTGTTGAACGTACAATAGTGGAAGATAATAATATTCGTGTTTATAGCAGGGGGCTTTTCTATAAGCTTGTACCTAAAAAATATGCAATTGACCAGGTAATGGATAGCAAGTATGAAGTATCCACTGAAATAGTAAATAAGATATTATTCGGGGAAGTGCTGGGAATTAACAAAAGTAACATGCAAACAAAAATAGGGTATATATATAATACCACAGATGCCATAAATGCGGTGGATATGCATGAATGCGACTTTGCCATTATAATACCGCCATGGCAGAAGGATGTTTTCCTGAAAATGGCTCTGGATGGCGTAATATTCCCGCAGAAATCAACATATTTTTATCCAAAAATCCCATCAGGAATTGCTATTTACCTCAAGCCATCGTAG
- a CDS encoding winged helix-turn-helix transcriptional regulator translates to MKTDDCPLSIALRPLRGKWEPLIIKYLSINGSSGYSEISNSMENITPKALTEALGKLSTEGIIGKNIISSKPVRVMYYLTDKGKAMIDPLDTIESLNKNRKN, encoded by the coding sequence ATGAAAACTGATGATTGCCCGCTGAGCATTGCTTTAAGGCCGCTCAGGGGAAAATGGGAGCCCCTTATAATAAAATATTTATCAATTAACGGGAGTTCAGGATATAGCGAAATATCAAATTCTATGGAAAATATTACGCCAAAGGCATTGACTGAGGCATTAGGGAAGCTTTCCACTGAGGGTATAATAGGGAAAAACATTATTTCATCTAAGCCGGTACGTGTGATGTATTACCTTACCGATAAGGGGAAGGCAATGATAGACCCGCTTGATACTATTGAATCCCTCAATAAGAATAGGAAAAACTAA
- a CDS encoding menaquinone biosynthesis decarboxylase: MTFDDLKEFIKYQESNGDLVRVNEEVDPELELTYILSEEERIGKKRTMLFNNVKGSKMPVIGNIFSSDKKIEAILGDTPYNIGLKLKNLVRIPDDTESMISRGLEMLKEMSGIKPKVYNRKNSEFEVVEPHLSDYPITKNWPGDGGRYITMPVVMTKDPDTGTRNVGTYRMQVYDDETVGMHWHIHKGGAEHMDKYRNEGKIMDVAVAIGVDPLTFFSSIAPLPNGIDEFSFRGILAKKHLELIKGETVNMEYPRSSQIVLEGYIDPSETRIEGPFGDHTGYYSLEEAFPVFHVKKVVQKLEPVYSTTIVGKLWHEDVRIGKAIEKMFLPLIQIQIPEIVDMNIPEETVVSNMIVVSIKKRYPGQAKKVMFAIWGTGQMMFTKIVVVVDDDVDVHDMKQVMWAMTTRIDPVNDVFMVPNTPTDSLDHPARLFNLGSKMGIDATKKSPAENYNRPWPDTLSMTPEIERKADELLKKLEQPHN; encoded by the coding sequence ATGACATTTGATGACCTGAAAGAATTTATAAAATATCAGGAAAGTAACGGCGACCTGGTAAGGGTAAACGAAGAAGTCGATCCTGAACTGGAACTTACATATATACTGAGCGAGGAGGAACGCATAGGCAAGAAGAGAACCATGCTATTCAACAATGTTAAGGGGTCAAAGATGCCCGTAATAGGAAATATATTTTCATCAGATAAGAAAATAGAGGCTATACTGGGTGATACGCCGTATAATATCGGCCTCAAACTAAAGAATCTGGTGAGAATACCTGATGATACCGAGTCCATGATATCACGCGGGCTTGAAATGCTGAAGGAAATGAGTGGAATAAAGCCCAAGGTTTATAACAGGAAAAATTCTGAATTTGAAGTTGTAGAGCCGCATTTATCCGATTATCCAATAACAAAGAACTGGCCGGGAGATGGTGGCCGCTATATAACAATGCCTGTTGTCATGACCAAAGACCCGGATACAGGAACGAGGAATGTTGGAACTTACAGAATGCAGGTATACGATGATGAAACTGTTGGCATGCACTGGCACATACATAAAGGCGGTGCAGAGCATATGGACAAATACAGAAACGAGGGTAAAATAATGGACGTTGCTGTTGCAATAGGCGTTGACCCTCTTACATTCTTCTCTTCAATAGCTCCACTACCCAATGGAATTGATGAATTTTCTTTCAGAGGAATACTTGCAAAGAAACACCTTGAGCTTATAAAAGGCGAAACAGTTAACATGGAATACCCAAGAAGTTCGCAGATTGTGCTTGAAGGTTATATAGACCCTTCTGAAACAAGGATTGAGGGGCCATTTGGGGACCATACAGGCTATTATTCACTTGAAGAAGCTTTTCCAGTATTCCATGTAAAGAAAGTTGTACAGAAATTAGAACCGGTTTATTCCACCACAATAGTTGGGAAACTATGGCATGAGGATGTAAGGATTGGAAAAGCAATAGAAAAGATGTTTCTACCGTTAATTCAGATACAGATACCTGAAATTGTTGATATGAACATACCTGAAGAAACTGTAGTAAGCAACATGATAGTTGTATCAATTAAAAAAAGGTATCCCGGACAGGCTAAGAAGGTTATGTTTGCCATATGGGGCACCGGGCAGATGATGTTCACAAAAATTGTTGTTGTAGTTGATGATGATGTGGATGTACATGACATGAAACAGGTTATGTGGGCAATGACTACCAGAATCGATCCGGTTAACGATGTTTTTATGGTTCCAAATACCCCGACAGATTCGCTTGACCACCCGGCAAGGCTATTTAACCTGGGTTCAAAGATGGGCATAGACGCAACAAAAAAATCACCAGCTGAAAATTATAACAGGCCGTGGCCAGACACATTATCAATGACACCGGAAATAGAAAGAAAGGCAGATGAATTGCTCAAAAAGCTTGAACAGCCACATAACTGA
- a CDS encoding class I SAM-dependent methyltransferase, producing MKDYYLEGEEKFGFFTTSFYNRVAWRLLKKLYSFALDEMKDMEPSSILDIGAGPGKLSLMVSQKFPHAEFFAIDPSLNMVKAEQKNFEKAGIKASCKPGSSRDIPFDNKFDLIYTTLSFHHWQDRDSNIKYILSKLADNGTFLIIEFMQEYYKSSMSLHGKHSISKKYAESLNFDGYEREINTSGEFISLKFKKVS from the coding sequence ATGAAAGATTATTATCTGGAAGGTGAAGAAAAGTTCGGATTTTTCACAACGTCGTTTTACAATCGTGTTGCCTGGAGGCTTTTAAAAAAATTATATAGCTTTGCCCTGGATGAAATGAAGGATATGGAACCGTCGTCTATACTGGATATCGGTGCAGGCCCGGGTAAACTGTCATTAATGGTATCACAAAAATTTCCCCATGCAGAGTTTTTTGCCATAGACCCATCATTAAATATGGTAAAGGCGGAGCAGAAGAATTTTGAAAAAGCCGGCATAAAGGCATCATGCAAGCCCGGAAGCAGCAGGGATATTCCATTTGACAATAAATTTGACCTTATATATACAACACTGTCATTCCACCACTGGCAGGATAGAGATAGCAATATCAAGTACATACTTTCAAAATTAGCCGATAATGGAACATTTTTAATAATAGAATTTATGCAGGAGTATTACAAATCTTCCATGTCACTGCACGGAAAACATTCTATTTCAAAAAAATACGCAGAATCATTGAACTTCGATGGGTATGAGCGTGAAATAAATACTTCTGGAGAGTTTATCTCACTTAAATTCAAAAAAGTTTCCTGA
- a CDS encoding NTP transferase domain-containing protein, whose translation MDRQYTQVDAIIMAGGKGSRMGTAEKMLLKVNGEKVIDAIIKILQNLNFNISLCISENTRFLDGYHSLRTIMGQGDYALDLNYAIKTCSLPVLIVPSDVIIKPDMIHDFVTSASSLDTAIATLIVNNKLSGISMFFKKPETGNLPYKNIEILRDDFFNLNCPDDYKKALHRFEK comes from the coding sequence ATGGATAGGCAATATACACAGGTGGATGCAATTATAATGGCTGGTGGGAAAGGCAGCAGGATGGGCACAGCGGAAAAAATGCTCCTGAAAGTAAATGGAGAGAAAGTTATTGATGCTATTATTAAAATCCTGCAAAATCTAAATTTTAACATAAGCCTTTGCATAAGTGAAAACACCAGATTTCTTGATGGGTATCATTCTTTAAGAACAATAATGGGGCAGGGCGATTATGCGCTTGACCTCAATTATGCCATAAAAACGTGCTCGTTGCCTGTATTAATTGTTCCGTCTGATGTTATAATCAAGCCTGATATGATACACGATTTCGTTACAAGCGCATCTTCCCTGGACACTGCAATTGCAACACTAATTGTTAATAATAAATTATCCGGAATTTCCATGTTTTTTAAAAAACCGGAAACAGGAAATCTCCCATATAAAAATATAGAGATATTAAGGGATGATTTTTTTAACCTTAATTGTCCTGATGACTACAAAAAAGCGTTACATAGATTTGAAAAATAG